From a region of the Chitinophaga caseinilytica genome:
- a CDS encoding DUF5689 domain-containing protein yields MKKIALYTMMLIAAGFWGCVKDDTYPGAKLSPYIAIYDIRAMYKGQDLQLNAENMFGAHSLRCLVVSDHRAGNMPDGMLVVQDSSRLAQRGIAIPVGAAAAQYEAGDSVVIPVSGATLTKRDGIFQLAGVSAAGIQVISKNNPLPINRVTTNKIIANPEVYQSTLCMIVKGGFDPLPGPGDVLSGNKLLNDGFGDIPLLTDPESDLANVQMPVLANFRSLIWMKPGTGGDFVPELRVRKADDITTLSSTVEIAPIVITGFLADPAGSTDNNYEYIQLMATRDIDFAVTKYSLVTTNNAGASTPTGIPQNGWATGGLRTYKFNLTSGTVSKGEFFYVGCSTKLINGTGSTSISNAKWIRSFNYGSTAGDDFGQKTGNLLANSGNASGMAVFEGTVVTKESRPVDVVMVGQNGQILSEGANQIGYRITNTDWYDVINPISLASQPFFRSGTNTLSVSYVAGVFIKLGGEYSPALGRWMKARIQINTKLTTESQLVDIEGEEATKLR; encoded by the coding sequence ATGAAAAAAATCGCTTTATATACGATGATGCTGATCGCGGCCGGTTTCTGGGGATGTGTGAAAGACGACACCTATCCCGGCGCGAAACTCAGTCCCTACATCGCTATTTATGATATCCGGGCTATGTACAAGGGGCAAGACCTTCAATTGAATGCCGAAAATATGTTCGGCGCCCATTCGCTCCGGTGCCTCGTTGTGTCTGACCACCGTGCCGGCAATATGCCCGATGGCATGCTGGTAGTGCAGGATTCCAGTCGCCTGGCGCAGCGCGGTATCGCCATCCCGGTTGGCGCCGCGGCCGCGCAATACGAAGCCGGTGATTCGGTGGTCATTCCCGTTTCCGGGGCAACGCTCACCAAGCGCGATGGGATTTTCCAGCTCGCGGGCGTGAGTGCCGCGGGGATACAGGTGATCTCCAAAAATAATCCGCTGCCCATCAACCGGGTAACGACCAACAAGATCATCGCGAATCCCGAAGTGTACCAAAGCACGCTGTGCATGATCGTGAAAGGTGGGTTCGATCCGCTGCCGGGCCCGGGGGATGTGCTTTCCGGGAATAAATTGCTGAACGACGGGTTCGGGGATATTCCTTTGCTGACCGATCCGGAATCGGACCTGGCGAATGTGCAAATGCCCGTGCTGGCTAATTTCCGCAGCCTCATCTGGATGAAACCGGGAACAGGCGGGGATTTTGTGCCGGAGCTGCGCGTCCGCAAGGCCGATGATATCACGACGCTGAGCTCCACCGTGGAGATCGCGCCGATCGTCATCACCGGGTTCCTGGCCGATCCTGCGGGGAGTACGGACAATAACTACGAGTACATCCAGCTGATGGCTACCCGCGATATCGACTTTGCCGTAACGAAATATTCGCTGGTGACGACCAATAACGCCGGCGCCTCCACGCCTACGGGCATCCCGCAAAACGGGTGGGCTACAGGCGGCCTGCGGACGTACAAGTTCAACCTGACATCGGGTACCGTCAGCAAGGGCGAGTTCTTTTACGTGGGCTGTTCCACCAAGCTCATTAACGGTACCGGTTCTACGAGCATCAGCAACGCCAAATGGATCCGTTCTTTCAACTACGGCAGTACGGCGGGCGACGACTTCGGCCAGAAAACGGGCAACCTGCTGGCCAACAGCGGCAACGCTTCCGGTATGGCGGTGTTCGAAGGAACGGTGGTCACGAAGGAATCGCGGCCGGTGGATGTGGTGATGGTGGGCCAGAACGGCCAGATCCTTTCCGAAGGCGCCAACCAGATCGGGTACCGCATCACCAATACCGACTGGTACGACGTGATCAATCCTATTTCCCTGGCATCGCAACCTTTCTTCCGCTCCGGCACCAATACCCTGAGCGTGAGCTATGTGGCGGGCGTGTTCATCAAGCTGGGCGGGGAGTATAGTCCTGCCCTGGGCCGCTGGATGAAAGCGAGGATCCAGATCAATACCAAACTGACGACCGAGTCGCAGTTGGTGGATATTGAAGGGGAAGAGGCTACCAAACTCCGGTGA
- a CDS encoding SusC/RagA family TonB-linked outer membrane protein: MDRTIHIGKNARLSAVRKSAAVKATALCIAVMSAGVLPGTANARPVLVTASERIILSQISGNVTDDEGAPMPGVVVAITGTSKAVITDGNGFYTLKDVPEGATLTFKMVGYVTRQVPANQSVINIKLEKDIKTLGEVVITDGYRNFTSATSTGSINTVNGSSLENKPFANFAQSLQGQVAGLTAPITSGQPGANMDIRIRGVSSLQLSNNPLIVIDGMIVNSGQLTSYSTTSNALAGLNQNDIDRIDVLKDAAATAVYGSRGAAGVILITTKRGKSGKTQVRVDAEGGVSSEIPLPKAGKMLNAEQYAIMFREALANGGSTPAQIEDLANSYGLNSGKSNDWYDLITRTGKQQQYNVSLNGGGEKTKFFASAGYFGQEATTIGADLKRISGLVNLDHQINKRLQLSLGLNISNIGQNTPTTTNFSSNPIWAARGLRPFQLAYNDDGSINNSTSGNTNFPGIYNPLWTTENDKRFLSMFKTLGNAKLRYNIWDKLFFTSYVSADYNTLEETTYLNPVMGDGGGTLKGRSRNYYSRFFNWLTRNQLDYRYDIDAAKDFYATASVGYEAQRSKEYKMSADGIGFPSSHSGLTALGNAGTPQSVYGDYSNYSFVSTYGNASVNYQNKYALNASLRRDGSSRFASNNRFATFWSVGGTWNLHEEAFFEKQGIFSALKLRSSYGTTGNASLGNYQWLPQVSYGLGSSYAGVIGQAYNVIGNIDLTWETSRKFDVGADFGFAKNRFMLSVDYYYNNIDGLIRSVPTSSPPASRPYYRTWAPWPTKAGNSCSVEISSAAKTSPGTVISTPLSTGTKSPNCRPIRPCRTVTST; the protein is encoded by the coding sequence ATGGATCGTACAATTCATATCGGGAAAAATGCACGGTTGTCGGCCGTCCGCAAATCGGCGGCGGTAAAGGCCACAGCGCTTTGCATCGCGGTGATGAGCGCAGGCGTTTTGCCGGGCACGGCCAACGCAAGGCCCGTATTGGTTACCGCCAGCGAACGCATCATTCTCAGCCAGATTTCCGGTAACGTTACCGACGACGAAGGCGCCCCCATGCCGGGCGTTGTAGTCGCCATCACCGGCACCTCTAAAGCCGTGATTACCGACGGAAACGGCTTCTACACACTCAAAGACGTGCCCGAAGGCGCCACCCTTACCTTTAAAATGGTAGGTTACGTAACCCGCCAGGTGCCGGCCAACCAATCCGTCATCAACATCAAACTGGAAAAAGACATTAAAACCCTCGGCGAAGTAGTGATCACCGACGGTTACCGGAATTTCACCTCCGCTACCTCCACCGGTTCCATCAACACCGTCAACGGCAGCTCCCTCGAAAACAAACCCTTCGCCAACTTCGCACAGTCGCTCCAGGGCCAGGTGGCCGGTCTTACGGCCCCCATCACCAGCGGCCAGCCCGGCGCCAATATGGACATCCGCATCCGCGGCGTCAGCTCCCTGCAACTGAGCAATAACCCGCTCATCGTTATCGACGGGATGATCGTGAACTCCGGCCAGCTCACTTCCTATTCCACCACTTCCAACGCCCTCGCCGGCCTCAACCAGAACGATATCGATCGCATCGACGTGCTGAAAGACGCAGCCGCCACGGCTGTGTACGGCTCCCGCGGCGCAGCCGGCGTGATCCTCATTACCACCAAACGCGGTAAATCGGGGAAAACGCAGGTAAGGGTTGATGCGGAAGGCGGCGTTTCCAGCGAAATTCCTTTGCCGAAAGCCGGGAAAATGCTGAACGCAGAACAATACGCGATCATGTTCCGCGAAGCACTCGCCAACGGCGGCAGCACGCCCGCGCAGATCGAAGACCTCGCCAACAGCTACGGCCTCAATAGCGGCAAAAGCAACGATTGGTACGACCTCATCACCCGCACCGGCAAACAGCAACAATACAATGTCAGCCTCAATGGCGGCGGCGAAAAAACGAAATTCTTCGCGTCGGCAGGATATTTCGGGCAGGAAGCCACCACCATCGGCGCCGACCTGAAACGGATCTCGGGGCTCGTGAATCTCGACCACCAGATCAACAAACGCCTGCAACTGTCGCTGGGCCTCAATATCTCGAACATCGGGCAGAACACGCCCACCACCACCAACTTCTCGTCGAACCCCATCTGGGCCGCACGCGGCCTCCGGCCGTTCCAGCTTGCGTATAACGACGACGGTTCCATCAATAATTCCACTTCCGGCAATACCAACTTCCCGGGGATTTACAACCCGCTGTGGACAACGGAGAACGACAAACGCTTCCTGTCCATGTTCAAAACGCTCGGTAACGCCAAGCTGCGGTACAATATCTGGGACAAGCTGTTTTTCACCTCCTACGTGAGCGCCGATTACAATACGCTGGAAGAAACCACCTACCTCAACCCCGTGATGGGCGATGGTGGTGGCACGCTGAAAGGCCGCAGCCGCAATTATTACTCCCGTTTCTTCAACTGGCTCACCCGCAACCAGCTCGATTACCGGTACGACATCGACGCGGCCAAAGATTTTTACGCCACGGCTTCCGTGGGCTACGAAGCGCAGCGTTCGAAGGAATATAAAATGTCGGCGGACGGGATCGGCTTCCCGTCGTCGCACTCCGGGCTGACGGCCCTGGGCAACGCTGGAACGCCGCAAAGCGTGTATGGCGATTACAGCAATTATTCTTTCGTATCCACGTACGGTAACGCCAGCGTGAACTATCAGAATAAATACGCGCTGAATGCGTCGCTCCGCCGCGATGGTTCTTCCCGCTTCGCGTCCAACAACCGTTTCGCGACGTTCTGGTCGGTAGGCGGCACCTGGAACCTCCATGAAGAGGCGTTTTTCGAAAAGCAAGGCATCTTCTCCGCGCTGAAGCTCCGTTCTTCTTACGGTACCACCGGCAACGCGAGCCTCGGCAATTACCAATGGCTGCCGCAAGTGAGCTATGGCCTGGGATCTTCCTACGCAGGCGTCATCGGGCAGGCATACAACGTGATCGGCAACATCGACCTTACCTGGGAAACTTCCCGCAAGTTCGATGTGGGCGCCGATTTCGGGTTCGCGAAGAACCGGTTCATGCTGTCGGTGGATTACTATTATAATAATATCGACGGGCTCATCCGCAGCGTGCCTACTTCCTCACCACCGGCTTCCCGTCCGTATTACAGAACGTGGGCGCCATGGCCAACAAAGGCTGGGAATTCATGCTCCGTGGAGATATCATCCGCAGCAAAGACTTCACCTGGAACAGTAATTTCAACGCCGCTTTCAACCGGAACGAAATCACCAAACTGCCGGCCAATACGCCCGTGCAGAACGGTAACTTCTACCTGA
- a CDS encoding RagB/SusD family nutrient uptake outer membrane protein: MKKRHAYIAILTAASFTAASCGKNFLDEEPSTSVSVGNAIISEGSMLEAMNGAYRNMTGSLYFGRNVPLFGDLLADNVYLSSSNSGRLIPMNNYTFVGSSAEAANIWSSAYYVIQQANRVIYADLAATNNVNHMLGEAYALRALNYFYLVNLFAKPYAENPEADGVPVVILPTSVGGSLIKPARNKVKEVYAQIVSDLDKAFDLMPATGMNVHPYNTNFLSKYAAKALQARAYLYMGEYAKARDAAKKVVDEGGYSLAATEAAFTAFWASNAARTDKQETLFELNNNATANAGVEGLDAIYSSKSLGDMLATDELYDLYSATDRRRSLIVDGARSTQTVHYVNKYQNVTNTDRDEIKLLRYAEVLLILAESEARLNNNTEGQKYLNMVAQNRDPDQVAYTLTGAALVNAVIVERRKELAFEGLRLFDLYRQNATFNRPDMGAKAHSAYVEVKTTDFRRVQPIPETELAANPNMAKNPGY; this comes from the coding sequence ATGAAGAAAAGACATGCATATATCGCCATACTGACTGCCGCCAGCTTCACGGCAGCGTCTTGCGGGAAGAACTTCCTGGACGAAGAGCCCTCCACCAGCGTGTCGGTCGGCAACGCCATCATCTCCGAAGGCAGCATGCTGGAAGCCATGAACGGCGCGTACCGCAACATGACCGGTTCCTTGTATTTCGGCCGGAACGTGCCCCTGTTCGGCGATCTGCTGGCAGACAACGTGTACCTGTCCAGCTCCAATTCCGGCCGGCTGATCCCCATGAACAACTATACGTTCGTGGGCTCTTCCGCCGAAGCGGCCAATATATGGTCGTCGGCCTATTACGTCATTCAACAGGCGAACCGCGTCATTTATGCCGACCTGGCCGCCACCAATAACGTGAACCACATGCTGGGCGAGGCTTATGCGTTGAGGGCGCTGAACTATTTCTATCTCGTGAACCTCTTCGCCAAACCTTACGCGGAAAACCCCGAGGCAGACGGCGTTCCGGTGGTGATATTGCCTACCAGCGTCGGCGGATCGCTCATCAAACCCGCACGCAACAAGGTGAAGGAAGTCTATGCACAGATCGTTTCCGATCTCGACAAGGCGTTCGACCTCATGCCTGCCACCGGCATGAATGTGCACCCTTACAATACGAACTTCCTGTCCAAATACGCCGCAAAAGCCCTCCAGGCCCGCGCTTACCTCTATATGGGCGAATACGCCAAAGCCCGCGATGCGGCTAAAAAAGTGGTGGATGAAGGTGGGTATTCGCTCGCAGCCACAGAAGCGGCTTTCACGGCTTTCTGGGCGTCGAACGCAGCGCGGACGGATAAGCAGGAAACACTTTTCGAACTGAACAACAACGCCACCGCCAATGCGGGCGTGGAAGGGCTGGACGCGATCTATTCCTCCAAAAGCCTCGGCGACATGCTGGCTACCGATGAGCTGTACGATCTCTATTCCGCCACCGACCGCCGCCGCAGCCTCATCGTGGACGGTGCGCGCAGCACGCAGACTGTTCATTACGTGAACAAATACCAGAACGTCACCAATACCGACCGCGACGAGATCAAGCTGCTCCGTTATGCGGAAGTGCTGCTCATCCTCGCCGAATCGGAAGCGCGGCTCAATAACAACACCGAAGGACAGAAATACCTGAACATGGTTGCGCAAAACCGCGACCCCGACCAGGTGGCCTATACGTTGACCGGCGCCGCGCTGGTGAATGCGGTGATCGTGGAGCGCCGGAAGGAGCTGGCTTTCGAAGGGTTGCGGCTGTTTGACCTCTACCGCCAGAATGCTA
- a CDS encoding SusD/RagB family nutrient-binding outer membrane lipoprotein — MKHTIIGALVLFGMATQSCTKDFTEINTNPNETKVATAHALMAPALVNTLSANMIRNRNFNNELMQVTVDISESDGKVFRYDFRATWADYLYNAWYSELTNFKDMEKVARDPKSYNRSYIGISLICQAWVFSMLTDTYGDIPYFKSNLARDSAVFEPPFDTQKDIYFDIFNKLDTANVYLNNTTYGINANSDPVFNGDITKWRRFGNSLYLRLLMRISGKAEVADVAIAKFKEVAETKKSSYPIIDTTEQSAILRWTGAGPLVSPFLGVREQDFRGPGVGEFFINNLVNWNNPLIDPSKGNNSVNRWRIAPYQGGYSGVPSGYQMGQAPVRRSYFYSQTTTTLFNLQTDALTGQMLNAAEVQFMLAEAVVKGWIAGSAEAYYTRGIKYTIKQWIPAWDEVTDYIDKADLHWNDSGSEDEKMEAIHIQKYYAMFLMDMQQWFEYRRTGHPVLPKGPGLRNNGVMPARMNYPVYVQSTNPTNYKQAVSRQGSDVISTEVWWQKP; from the coding sequence ATGAAACACACAATAATCGGTGCATTGGTGCTTTTCGGAATGGCGACGCAGTCGTGCACCAAAGACTTTACCGAAATCAATACGAACCCGAACGAAACGAAGGTGGCTACGGCGCACGCGCTCATGGCGCCGGCGCTGGTGAATACGCTGTCGGCCAATATGATCCGCAACCGGAATTTCAATAACGAACTGATGCAGGTGACTGTGGATATTTCCGAATCCGACGGCAAGGTGTTCCGCTACGATTTCCGCGCCACCTGGGCAGATTACCTGTATAATGCCTGGTACTCGGAACTGACCAACTTCAAGGACATGGAGAAAGTGGCCCGCGATCCCAAGTCGTACAACCGCTCCTACATTGGCATTTCGCTGATCTGCCAGGCCTGGGTGTTTTCCATGCTGACCGATACCTACGGCGATATTCCCTATTTCAAATCCAACCTCGCCCGCGATTCCGCGGTTTTCGAGCCGCCGTTCGATACGCAGAAGGATATCTATTTCGATATTTTCAACAAGCTGGATACCGCCAACGTGTATCTCAACAATACCACTTACGGTATCAATGCCAACAGCGATCCCGTGTTCAACGGCGATATCACCAAATGGCGCCGCTTCGGCAACTCGCTCTACCTGCGGCTGCTGATGCGCATTTCCGGGAAAGCGGAAGTGGCGGATGTGGCCATCGCCAAATTCAAGGAAGTAGCGGAAACGAAGAAATCGAGCTACCCGATCATCGATACCACCGAACAGTCGGCCATCCTCCGGTGGACGGGCGCCGGGCCGCTGGTGTCTCCGTTCCTGGGTGTGCGCGAGCAGGATTTCAGGGGGCCTGGCGTCGGGGAGTTTTTCATCAACAACCTCGTGAACTGGAACAATCCGCTCATCGACCCTTCCAAGGGCAACAACAGCGTGAACCGCTGGCGCATCGCGCCCTACCAGGGCGGTTACAGCGGCGTGCCGAGCGGTTACCAGATGGGCCAGGCGCCCGTCCGCAGGTCGTATTTCTACTCGCAAACCACCACTACGCTGTTTAATCTGCAGACAGACGCCCTTACCGGGCAGATGCTCAACGCCGCGGAAGTACAGTTCATGCTGGCGGAAGCGGTGGTGAAAGGATGGATCGCCGGCAGCGCGGAAGCCTATTATACAAGAGGCATCAAATACACCATCAAACAATGGATCCCGGCGTGGGACGAGGTAACAGACTATATCGACAAAGCCGACCTGCACTGGAACGATAGCGGATCGGAAGATGAAAAGATGGAAGCCATCCACATCCAGAAATATTATGCGATGTTCCTCATGGACATGCAGCAATGGTTCGAGTACCGCCGCACCGGGCACCCCGTTCTCCCGAAAGGCCCCGGCCTGCGCAACAACGGCGTTATGCCGGCGCGGATGAACTACCCGGTGTATGTTCAATCCACCAACCCGACCAATTACAAACAGGCCGTTTCCCGCCAGGGATCAGACGTTATTTCGACGGAAGTTTGGTGGCAGAAACCGTAA
- a CDS encoding DUF2339 domain-containing protein, with amino-acid sequence MSITLVILLLIVLLVLVVMAQNRNAERMSEILYRLDKLSKELEKREISPAPGRPASPEISPDSGTVVEAPIAPEPVALPAPVPLHQEPPVPQFVEEVPEPEEKEEMRAAFQAAEMKRGPEAIYVEPEPQPSFWEKFMEKNPDIEKFIGENLFNKIGIAVLVIGIGFFLKFAIDKNWINEIGRTFIGFLCGAALIGLAHRMRKSFAAFSSVLVGGGVAVLYFTVAIAFHQYALVGQTTAFLLTVAITAFTVFLSISYDRKELAVLAILGGFGAPFMVSTGHANLIAFFSWMLILNVGMLVLAYFKKWNLVNIICYALTWLIFGGWMGSGALEGDRIVLGDVRTAFVFATAFYVVFFLMNVINNVRNGTRFRALEIGILLSNTLFYYSAGMLFMEKCGWQDWQGLFTALMAVFNCVFAYFLFRNSKADRTMVYLLIGLVLTFMSLAAPVQLNGNYITLFWAAESVLIFWLFRKSGIVQMKYASMAVLVLMLISLMMDWSQLYFPGPELRPVINKAFVTGIAAIAAVYLLRRQVAQDEPSVPLFPVMSAGGVSRVLQTILVILIYVVFLLEIVHQVNSHQPSLTALATGCFNFGYLSVLLLLTRRRNDKGAVVLMFLSLFAALAMLGYFNLSVIRVRTEVLAGETPMWVFLFHYLQTGLLVWLLVEMKKTIPQFRIPQLETGFNWFLSFMALYLLSAELDHLVVVLRAPVSAAATLGTVHGTGYALLWGLFAFVLMFIGLRRKSRDLRIVAITVFGITLVKLFAFDLRGLGEGGKIAAFISLGILLLLISFMYQRLKKIILTDDQPVEEKLPD; translated from the coding sequence ATGTCAATTACACTTGTTATCCTGTTGCTGATCGTTTTGTTGGTGTTGGTGGTGATGGCCCAGAACCGGAATGCCGAAAGGATGTCGGAAATATTGTACCGGTTGGATAAGCTGAGCAAGGAGCTGGAAAAGCGGGAAATATCCCCGGCCCCCGGGCGCCCGGCTTCCCCGGAAATTTCCCCCGATTCTGGGACGGTGGTCGAGGCGCCAATTGCGCCGGAGCCCGTTGCGCTGCCAGCGCCCGTTCCCCTGCACCAGGAGCCCCCGGTACCGCAGTTCGTGGAAGAGGTGCCCGAACCCGAAGAAAAGGAAGAAATGCGCGCGGCTTTCCAGGCGGCGGAAATGAAACGCGGGCCGGAAGCAATATATGTGGAGCCGGAGCCGCAACCCTCGTTCTGGGAGAAGTTTATGGAAAAGAATCCCGACATCGAGAAATTCATCGGCGAGAACCTGTTCAACAAAATCGGGATCGCGGTGCTGGTGATCGGGATCGGGTTTTTCCTCAAGTTCGCTATCGATAAAAACTGGATCAACGAAATCGGCCGGACGTTCATCGGGTTCTTATGCGGCGCGGCGCTCATCGGATTGGCGCACCGCATGCGGAAATCGTTTGCTGCATTCAGTTCCGTACTGGTCGGCGGCGGCGTGGCGGTATTATATTTTACCGTGGCCATTGCGTTCCATCAATATGCGCTGGTGGGGCAAACGACGGCTTTCCTGCTTACGGTGGCCATCACGGCGTTTACGGTGTTCCTTTCCATTTCCTACGACCGGAAAGAGCTGGCGGTGCTGGCGATCCTCGGTGGGTTCGGGGCGCCGTTCATGGTGTCTACCGGTCATGCCAACCTCATCGCCTTCTTCTCCTGGATGCTTATCCTGAACGTCGGGATGCTGGTATTGGCGTATTTCAAAAAATGGAACCTCGTCAATATTATCTGCTACGCCCTCACCTGGTTGATTTTCGGGGGATGGATGGGTTCCGGTGCGCTGGAGGGCGACAGGATCGTCCTCGGCGACGTGCGGACGGCTTTCGTTTTCGCGACGGCGTTTTATGTGGTGTTCTTCCTCATGAACGTGATCAACAACGTGCGCAACGGTACGCGTTTCCGCGCGCTGGAGATCGGGATATTGCTCAGTAACACATTGTTTTATTACAGCGCGGGCATGTTGTTCATGGAGAAATGCGGCTGGCAGGATTGGCAGGGGCTGTTCACCGCGCTGATGGCCGTTTTCAACTGTGTGTTCGCATATTTCCTCTTCCGCAACAGCAAGGCAGACCGAACGATGGTGTACCTGCTCATCGGTTTGGTGCTTACGTTCATGAGCCTCGCTGCGCCGGTGCAGCTGAACGGAAATTATATCACCCTTTTCTGGGCGGCGGAATCGGTATTGATTTTCTGGCTGTTCCGGAAATCGGGGATCGTGCAGATGAAGTACGCGTCTATGGCGGTGCTGGTGTTGATGCTGATCAGTTTGATGATGGATTGGTCGCAACTGTATTTCCCGGGGCCCGAGTTGCGGCCGGTGATCAATAAAGCCTTCGTGACGGGGATCGCCGCCATCGCGGCGGTGTACCTGCTGCGCAGGCAGGTGGCGCAGGACGAGCCTTCCGTTCCCCTGTTCCCTGTAATGAGCGCAGGCGGCGTCTCGCGCGTGTTGCAAACGATTCTCGTGATATTGATATATGTTGTTTTCCTTCTCGAGATCGTGCACCAGGTAAACAGCCATCAGCCTTCGCTTACCGCGTTGGCCACCGGTTGCTTCAATTTCGGCTACCTGTCTGTGCTTTTGCTGCTGACACGCCGGCGGAACGATAAAGGGGCGGTGGTACTGATGTTCCTTTCGCTCTTCGCGGCACTCGCCATGCTGGGCTACTTCAATTTGTCCGTGATCCGGGTAAGAACGGAAGTGCTCGCCGGCGAAACCCCGATGTGGGTTTTCTTGTTCCATTATTTACAGACCGGATTGCTGGTGTGGCTGCTGGTGGAAATGAAGAAAACCATCCCGCAATTCCGCATTCCCCAGCTGGAAACCGGGTTCAACTGGTTCCTGTCGTTCATGGCGTTGTACCTGCTGAGTGCGGAGCTGGACCATCTCGTGGTGGTGCTTCGCGCACCGGTGTCGGCCGCCGCTACCCTGGGAACGGTGCATGGAACGGGATATGCGCTGCTGTGGGGATTGTTCGCTTTTGTGCTGATGTTCATCGGTCTGCGCCGCAAATCCCGCGACTTGCGGATCGTGGCCATCACCGTATTCGGAATTACGCTCGTGAAGCTCTTTGCGTTCGACCTTCGCGGATTGGGCGAAGGCGGAAAAATCGCGGCGTTTATTTCGCTGGGTATATTATTGTTGCTGATATCGTTCATGTATCAGCGGTTAAAGAAAATAATCCTGACAGATGATCAACCTGTTGAAGAAAAGTTGCCGGATTAA